In the genome of Deltaproteobacteria bacterium, one region contains:
- a CDS encoding DUF692 domain-containing protein, translating to MALFSHLGHGIGLRPPHYPRVVDGTARVDWFEVISENFMIPGGRPLHVLEKARALAPVVLHGVSMNLGGTDPLNERHLGELERLIRRFEPAWVSEHLCWGAFGRHYAHDLLPLPYTEETLAHVADRIRHVQERLGRRILVENVSSYVTFRHSTMPEWTFLGGVAEAADCGILLDVNNIYVSAVNHGFSPDDYLAGLPPERIGQIHLAGHSDAGTHLVDTHDHPVPSPVWTLYRDAVRRFGPVSTLVEWDDHIPAFEELVAEAEHARTVEAEALGACRQPA from the coding sequence ATGGCGCTCTTCTCCCACCTCGGCCACGGTATCGGGCTCCGCCCACCGCACTATCCGCGCGTCGTCGACGGCACCGCGCGCGTCGACTGGTTCGAGGTGATCTCGGAGAACTTCATGATCCCGGGAGGGCGGCCGCTCCACGTGCTCGAGAAGGCGCGCGCGCTGGCGCCCGTCGTGCTCCACGGGGTGTCGATGAACCTCGGCGGCACCGACCCGCTGAACGAGCGCCACCTGGGTGAGCTCGAGCGGCTGATCCGCCGCTTCGAGCCGGCGTGGGTCTCCGAGCACCTGTGCTGGGGGGCCTTCGGACGCCACTACGCCCACGACCTGCTCCCGCTGCCGTACACCGAGGAGACGCTCGCGCACGTCGCGGATCGGATCCGTCACGTGCAGGAACGGCTCGGCCGGCGCATCCTGGTCGAGAACGTCTCGAGCTACGTCACCTTCAGACACTCGACCATGCCGGAATGGACCTTTCTCGGCGGCGTCGCGGAGGCTGCCGACTGCGGCATCCTGCTCGACGTGAACAACATCTACGTGAGCGCCGTGAACCACGGCTTCTCGCCGGACGACTACCTCGCGGGTCTGCCTCCGGAACGCATCGGCCAGATTCACCTCGCGGGCCACAGCGACGCGGGTACGCACCTGGTGGACACGCACGATCACCCCGTGCCGTCGCCCGTGTGGACCCTCTACCGCGACGCCGTGCGACGCTTCGGTCCGGTCTCGACGCTCGTGGAGTGGGACGACCACATCCCCGCCTTCGAGGAGCTGGTCGCCGAGGCGGAACATGCCCGTACGGTCGAGGCGGAGGCGCTGGGTGCTTGTCGCCAGCCTGCGTGA
- a CDS encoding sulfatase: protein MPTGGARRKRGLVLVVLLAATLAYLLYPLSSARFRIVVDEVKLRARERYLAEAPRIDPSRARRNVVLILADDLGKTDITRYDGWVPTPRIDAIGREGATCAEGYITSPICSPSRAGLMTGRYQQRFGHELQPHDRYPRNRLEYYLFKYLLARGDFRVADLIAFPRFEDILEQGLPISEVTLAEVLRRQGYRTAIIGKWHLGSYGGHIPIRRGFDYHYGFYEAHTLYADPADPDIVNRRHDDFTDRHIWSQGRRGNCALRRNDDVVDEKMYLTEKIADESVRWLEANATGPFFLYVPFNAPHTPFQVPRRYYERFAQITDPNRRIYAAMIAALDDAVGRIMDALARLGLDDNTLVFFLSDNGGATYTGATDNAPLRGGKFTNFEGGINVPFLVRWRGTIPAGASCTHPASALDVFATAVDAAGAELPSDRPYDGVSLLPYLTGRTTAAPHEALFWRAEYHKAIRKGDWKLVKDEMSGRTVLYDLATDKGERRNLAPAQPEVVRELEQALTRWENEMVSPLWPRVMDFRFVDGEEVYFFPL from the coding sequence GTGCCCACGGGCGGTGCGCGACGGAAGCGCGGCCTCGTCCTCGTCGTCCTCCTCGCCGCGACGCTCGCCTACCTCCTCTACCCGCTCTCCAGCGCCCGCTTCCGCATCGTCGTCGACGAGGTGAAGCTGCGCGCCCGCGAGCGTTACCTGGCCGAGGCGCCCCGCATCGACCCGTCCCGCGCCAGGCGAAACGTCGTCCTCATCCTGGCCGACGACCTCGGCAAGACCGACATCACGCGCTACGACGGCTGGGTGCCGACGCCCCGGATCGACGCGATCGGGCGCGAAGGGGCAACCTGCGCGGAGGGCTACATCACCTCGCCGATCTGCAGCCCCTCGCGCGCGGGCCTCATGACCGGCCGCTACCAGCAGCGCTTCGGCCACGAGCTCCAGCCGCACGACCGCTACCCGCGGAACCGCCTCGAGTACTACCTCTTCAAGTACCTCCTCGCGCGCGGCGATTTCCGGGTGGCCGATCTCATCGCCTTCCCGCGCTTCGAGGACATCCTCGAGCAGGGCCTGCCCATTTCCGAGGTGACGCTCGCCGAGGTCCTGCGCCGTCAGGGCTACCGGACCGCCATCATCGGGAAGTGGCATCTCGGCAGCTACGGCGGTCACATCCCGATCCGTCGCGGCTTCGACTACCACTACGGGTTCTACGAGGCGCACACGCTCTACGCCGACCCCGCCGATCCCGACATCGTGAACCGGCGGCACGACGACTTCACGGACCGCCACATCTGGAGCCAGGGGCGCCGCGGCAACTGCGCCCTCCGCCGCAACGACGACGTCGTCGACGAGAAGATGTACCTGACCGAGAAGATCGCCGACGAGAGCGTGCGCTGGCTCGAGGCCAACGCGACGGGGCCCTTCTTCCTCTACGTCCCTTTCAACGCCCCGCACACGCCGTTCCAGGTCCCGCGCCGCTACTACGAACGCTTTGCGCAGATCACCGACCCGAACCGGCGCATCTACGCCGCGATGATCGCCGCCCTCGACGACGCCGTCGGCCGCATCATGGACGCCCTTGCCCGCCTCGGGCTCGACGACAACACGCTCGTCTTCTTCCTGAGCGACAACGGCGGCGCGACGTACACGGGGGCGACCGACAACGCGCCGCTGCGGGGCGGCAAGTTCACGAACTTCGAGGGCGGGATCAACGTGCCGTTCCTCGTGCGCTGGCGGGGCACGATCCCGGCGGGCGCGTCGTGCACGCACCCGGCGAGCGCCCTCGACGTGTTCGCGACGGCCGTGGACGCGGCCGGCGCCGAGCTGCCGTCGGACCGGCCCTACGACGGCGTCTCGCTCCTGCCCTACCTGACCGGCCGCACCACGGCCGCGCCCCACGAGGCGCTCTTCTGGCGTGCCGAGTACCACAAGGCCATCCGCAAGGGCGACTGGAAGCTCGTGAAGGACGAGATGAGCGGCCGCACCGTGCTCTACGATCTCGCGACGGACAAGGGAGAGCGCCGGAACCTGGCACCGGCGCAGCCCGAGGTGGTGCGCGAGCTCGAGCAGGCCCTCACGCGCTGGGAGAACGAGATGGTGAGCCCGCTCTGGCCGCGCGTCATGGACTTCCGCTTCGTCGACGGGGAGGAAGTTTACTTCTTCCCGCTGTGA
- the nthB gene encoding nitrile hydratase subunit beta: MDGIHDMGGMHGFGPVPVEVNEPLFHAPWESRVLGMVFQVVGTGWSNIDAFRHAIERLEPATYLGVGYYGRWLRALETILVEAGLLEPGELEARLAAAPARARAAPSTAPRHGAFTGVLRPIEAPPRFTVGDRVLARNIHPPGHTRLPRYVRGKRGVVHRVHPACVFPDTHAHGLGEHPQYVYGVRFSALELWGPDAESGSAVHLDLFEAYLTPVGGEP, translated from the coding sequence GTGGACGGCATTCACGACATGGGCGGGATGCACGGGTTCGGCCCCGTGCCCGTCGAGGTGAACGAGCCCCTCTTCCACGCGCCGTGGGAGAGCCGGGTGCTCGGGATGGTCTTCCAGGTGGTGGGGACGGGATGGAGCAACATCGATGCCTTCCGCCACGCGATCGAGCGCCTCGAGCCGGCCACCTACCTCGGCGTCGGATACTACGGGCGGTGGCTCCGCGCGCTCGAGACCATTCTCGTCGAGGCGGGCCTGCTCGAACCGGGGGAGCTCGAGGCGCGTCTCGCAGCCGCGCCGGCGCGCGCCCGAGCTGCGCCGTCGACTGCGCCGCGCCACGGCGCGTTCACTGGTGTCCTCCGCCCGATCGAGGCACCGCCGCGCTTCACGGTGGGAGACCGGGTCCTCGCGCGTAACATTCATCCGCCGGGGCACACGCGACTACCGCGATATGTGCGCGGCAAGCGAGGTGTCGTGCATCGAGTGCACCCCGCCTGTGTCTTTCCCGACACACATGCCCACGGCCTCGGCGAGCATCCGCAGTACGTGTACGGCGTGCGCTTCAGTGCCCTCGAGCTGTGGGGCCCCGACGCCGAGTCCGGGAGCGCGGTGCACCTCGACCTCTTCGAGGCATACCTGACGCCGGTCGGAGGCGAGCCATGA
- a CDS encoding nitrile hydratase accessory protein, whose protein sequence is MSLRTPAATADEGATPRRRATLDQSGPTAPPRRNGELAFAEVWESRVFGLTMALHEAGAFEWEEFRQRLISEIAVWERREEEWSYYGCWLRAFEDLLAHKGLCLTAAVDARAHALAARPKGHDH, encoded by the coding sequence CTGAGCCTCCGCACGCCGGCGGCGACGGCGGACGAGGGCGCCACGCCGCGACGGCGTGCGACGCTCGACCAGAGTGGCCCTACGGCGCCGCCGCGGAGAAACGGCGAGCTCGCCTTCGCCGAGGTGTGGGAGAGCCGTGTCTTCGGCCTCACGATGGCGCTCCACGAGGCGGGCGCGTTCGAGTGGGAGGAGTTCCGGCAGCGGCTGATCAGCGAGATCGCCGTGTGGGAGCGTCGCGAGGAAGAGTGGAGCTACTACGGGTGCTGGCTCCGCGCGTTCGAGGATCTGCTCGCCCACAAGGGTCTCTGCCTGACGGCCGCCGTCGACGCTCGAGCGCACGCACTCGCGGCGCGTCCGAAAGGGCACGATCACTGA
- a CDS encoding mechanosensitive ion channel, with amino-acid sequence MTTISDRLQDAGPGWVVLGVAALALLAMPILRRLLPRGRRHRGGGAVLFLGVSVVLSASAILLGGMAGASLGTLVQVLSVLTLGIGLVAIAGLVVFDLVLARVGVDVPSILRDLLLVSVAVALVMGFLRLAGLDLFSLVTTSAVLTAVIGLALQSTIANVFGGLGLQLDRTLGRGEWIEVGSRVGRILEIGWRSTRIVTKDGDTVFVPNSELVAGEVLNFSRPTGAHRMTVRIGFDYRHPPGQVRGVLVAAVRDVPGVLEQPPPDCGPHDFGESAIVYGLRYWIADFEHDTVIDEEVRTRIWHAAQRAGLEIPYPIRTVISADGGAGETFSQARRLSRTNPAEGGD; translated from the coding sequence GTGACGACCATCTCGGACCGCTTGCAGGATGCCGGCCCCGGGTGGGTGGTCCTGGGTGTGGCGGCGCTCGCCCTGCTGGCAATGCCCATCCTGCGGCGGCTCCTCCCACGCGGACGCCGTCATCGCGGCGGAGGCGCGGTGCTGTTCCTCGGCGTGTCCGTCGTGCTGTCGGCCAGCGCGATTCTCCTCGGCGGCATGGCCGGTGCGTCTCTGGGTACTCTGGTGCAGGTGCTCAGCGTCCTCACGCTCGGCATCGGGCTGGTCGCGATCGCCGGGCTCGTGGTCTTCGACCTCGTGCTGGCACGCGTCGGGGTGGATGTGCCGTCGATCCTGCGTGACCTCCTGCTGGTGTCGGTGGCGGTCGCTCTCGTCATGGGCTTTCTCCGCCTCGCGGGCCTCGACCTCTTCTCGCTCGTCACGACCTCGGCGGTGCTGACGGCAGTCATCGGGCTCGCGCTCCAGTCGACCATCGCCAACGTCTTCGGCGGGCTCGGTCTGCAGCTCGACCGCACGCTCGGCCGCGGCGAGTGGATCGAGGTCGGCAGCCGGGTCGGTCGGATCCTCGAGATCGGCTGGCGGTCCACGCGCATCGTCACCAAGGACGGGGACACCGTCTTCGTGCCGAACAGCGAGCTCGTCGCGGGCGAGGTGCTCAACTTCTCGCGGCCGACGGGAGCGCATCGCATGACGGTGCGGATCGGCTTCGACTATCGCCATCCACCGGGCCAGGTGAGGGGCGTGCTGGTGGCCGCCGTGCGGGACGTCCCGGGGGTGCTGGAACAGCCGCCGCCCGACTGCGGTCCGCACGACTTCGGCGAGAGTGCGATCGTCTACGGCCTGCGGTACTGGATCGCGGATTTCGAGCACGACACCGTCATCGACGAGGAGGTCCGGACCCGTATCTGGCACGCCGCGCAGCGCGCCGGGCTCGAGATCCCCTACCCCATCCGGACCGTGATCTCCGCAGATGGCGGCGCCGGTGAAACCTTTTCCCAGGCCCGGCGTCTAAGCCGCACAAACCCAGCGGAGGGAGGAGACTGA
- the nthA gene encoding nitrile hydratase subunit alpha, producing MTERDANALRAEALESLLVEKGLVRSEVVDAIIRRFEQDIGPMNGAKAVARAWSDPGYRARLLADPWAAIAELGVTAIPDAPLVVVENGPAVHNVVVCTLCSCYPSGLLGLPPSWYKSPAYRARMVREPRAVLAEMGLVLPADVEVRVWDSSAEMRYMVLPERPAGTDAMSQDDLAALVTRDAMIGVARAGRPPEVGGDS from the coding sequence ATGACGGAACGGGACGCCAACGCGCTCCGCGCCGAGGCGCTGGAGTCGCTGCTCGTCGAGAAGGGACTCGTGCGATCGGAGGTCGTCGACGCGATCATCCGCCGCTTCGAGCAGGACATCGGGCCGATGAACGGTGCGAAGGCGGTGGCCCGCGCGTGGAGCGATCCCGGCTATCGCGCGCGCCTCCTCGCCGACCCCTGGGCGGCGATCGCCGAGCTCGGCGTGACGGCGATCCCGGATGCGCCCCTGGTGGTCGTCGAGAACGGCCCGGCGGTGCACAACGTCGTCGTCTGCACGCTGTGCTCCTGCTATCCATCGGGCCTGCTCGGTCTCCCGCCCTCCTGGTACAAGAGCCCCGCCTATCGTGCGCGCATGGTGCGGGAGCCGCGCGCGGTGCTCGCCGAGATGGGTCTCGTGCTGCCGGCGGACGTCGAGGTCCGTGTGTGGGACTCGAGTGCCGAGATGCGGTACATGGTACTGCCCGAGCGACCCGCCGGCACCGACGCCATGAGCCAGGATGACCTCGCGGCGCTGGTCACGCGCGACGCGATGATCGGCGTCGCGAGGGCGGGTCGGCCACCCGAGGTGGGCGGTGACAGCTGA
- a CDS encoding thiolase family protein codes for MRRMTTASPDWGFPSDLEDVSGEVAIAGVGEADHTKASGRTTKQIAAQAIERALADAGLTPRDVDGIMYSPFDGQQFGADDYRAHFGTSHDMWVSTAGGGMVWAGSAPHEAALAIRTGKAHTIVNVFSVAWATQRADMVGGPGEVHAAELFKQNLEVPFGWFPQPVYFATIARRHMYDYGTTPAQLGAIAVACRRHANLTPAAVLHDKPLTLEQYLASPAICDPFRKEDCCLISDGGGAYVMTSVDRARDLRAPVVEVAGVGVGNSKTRTYWAQQGDFTATPQVFAAPGAFRMAGIVPADVDVLACYDPFTIVSLMQIEDMGFCKKGEGGPFVEGTTLHFDGGRLPYNTHGGMLSHAYVLGIAHVVEVVRQLRGEAAAQVKDAEIGVYGGYTGPQASTLILRRR; via the coding sequence ATGCGTCGCATGACCACCGCATCGCCCGACTGGGGCTTCCCCTCCGACCTGGAGGACGTCTCCGGCGAGGTCGCGATCGCCGGCGTCGGGGAGGCGGACCACACCAAGGCCTCGGGCCGCACCACCAAGCAGATCGCCGCGCAGGCGATCGAGCGCGCGCTCGCCGATGCGGGCCTCACGCCGCGGGACGTCGACGGCATCATGTACTCGCCCTTCGACGGGCAGCAGTTCGGGGCCGACGACTACCGGGCGCACTTCGGCACGAGCCACGACATGTGGGTGTCCACCGCCGGCGGGGGCATGGTGTGGGCCGGCTCCGCCCCGCACGAGGCGGCGCTCGCGATCCGCACGGGGAAGGCGCACACCATCGTCAACGTGTTCTCGGTCGCGTGGGCCACCCAGCGCGCGGACATGGTGGGCGGTCCCGGCGAGGTGCACGCGGCGGAGCTCTTCAAGCAGAACCTCGAGGTGCCGTTCGGCTGGTTCCCGCAGCCCGTCTACTTCGCGACCATCGCGCGCCGTCACATGTACGACTACGGCACGACGCCCGCCCAGCTCGGCGCGATCGCCGTCGCCTGCCGCCGCCACGCGAACCTCACGCCCGCGGCCGTGCTGCACGACAAGCCGCTCACGCTCGAGCAGTACCTCGCGAGCCCCGCCATCTGCGATCCCTTTCGCAAGGAGGACTGCTGCCTCATCTCCGACGGCGGGGGCGCCTACGTCATGACGTCGGTGGATCGCGCCCGCGACCTGCGAGCGCCCGTCGTCGAAGTGGCGGGTGTCGGCGTCGGGAACTCCAAGACTCGTACCTACTGGGCGCAGCAGGGCGACTTCACGGCGACGCCCCAGGTCTTCGCCGCGCCGGGCGCCTTCCGGATGGCGGGCATCGTCCCCGCAGACGTGGACGTGCTCGCCTGCTATGACCCGTTCACGATCGTCTCGCTCATGCAGATCGAGGACATGGGCTTCTGCAAGAAAGGCGAGGGCGGCCCGTTCGTCGAGGGGACGACGCTGCACTTCGACGGCGGGCGACTTCCGTACAACACGCACGGGGGCATGCTCTCGCACGCCTACGTGCTCGGCATCGCGCACGTCGTGGAGGTTGTCCGCCAGCTCCGGGGTGAGGCGGCGGCACAGGTGAAGGACGCCGAGATCGGCGTCTACGGCGGCTACACCGGCCCGCAGGCGAGCACGCTCATCCTGAGGCGCCGGTGA
- a CDS encoding type II toxin-antitoxin system VapC family toxin, producing MLTTLPHQPRITADAALRLVRRSLRRFKLVSPGARDYSATVRTLAEARLVGGIIYDALVARVAAKSRAQEILTLNRRDFDRLGPLFGVKVRAP from the coding sequence GTGCTCACCACGCTTCCTCATCAGCCCCGCATCACCGCGGACGCCGCGCTACGTCTGGTCCGGCGGAGCCTCCGCCGCTTCAAGCTCGTCTCGCCCGGCGCGCGTGACTACTCGGCGACGGTACGCACGCTGGCCGAGGCGCGGCTCGTTGGAGGCATCATCTACGACGCGCTGGTGGCGCGCGTGGCAGCCAAGAGCCGAGCGCAGGAGATACTCACCTTGAACCGGCGTGACTTCGATCGCCTCGGACCGCTCTTCGGCGTCAAGGTGAGGGCTCCCTGA